The genomic stretch AAACACCAGCAGCAAATGAAGGAGGGAAATTAAGCGTGATTAAATCTCTGTTCACATGGGGCTGGTTTTCCTGACATCTCTAAGATGTGTATTGGCTTTTCCTCTGTATACATGGCCCTCAGGAAATTCACCGGGGACATGTTCATTACTGGCAATTCACCAAATGTCATTCAGTTTCCTGTGATTTGTAACGATTTGCCACGTAACGACTATTTTGGTTCTCTTGAAATCCACTTCAAAATTTCACTTGCAAACTAAAGATAAGCTTAATTTCACGTTTTCTGCTTGTCTGACTCAATATTAACTCACTACTCAAAATATGCTAATCCTGTGACTTACTGGAGTGTCAAAGAAATTAATGTAACATGATGAAACCACCGGCCCATTGCCAAAATGCAATTACGGATACAAAGACAGTTCAGGTGTGGAAGGTaagcacagctgcagtagaCAGAATACATTTGGTATATCAGGAAAACACTGTGAATGGTGTATAATtatgtgtgaatatatataattaaacatAGAGCCTTGGGGCTCATGGAGCTTATCTGGATCTCTGTTGCATGAAGTGTGTGATGAACAAGCACATGCTCCAGACAGAACACAAGTCTATTGCAGGGTCATTATCTACAGTCCATCTCTCTTAACGCAGAGTGCCAAGCAAAGGAAATGGGTACATTAATTTAAGTCTCCAGGGATTTAACTACCATACTGCTGAGGTCAGTACCGTAAAGCTACTGAATCGGGTCACTGAACTGAACACTGTGGAGCTACGCAGCATGGGCACCTGCTCCAGAGGCAAGAGAAGTAATTAGCCTGCCTGACTTTCCCAAAAGTTTAAAACCACGCACAACTGGGCGAATGAAGACATGAAGTCTCTCTCCTCCGAGTGTCTCCTCCATCTGCCAGACCAGATATCTCAGAAAGACCAGAACTGGACACCTCCTTCCTGATAACAGCAGAAGTAAAACCGACTGCAAAGGCCCATTCCAAGGCTctctccagtctctctctcctcctctccagaTAAGCGATGACAAATTATGACCTGGCTTGGCTTCAGCAAGCGAGCAATAATGATCCCTCGGCCTTGTGAGAAAGTGACATGCAAAACTGCAAATGAGGCAGGTGGCTGGATTTACACAATCTCACCACTGCGGCTAAGGATTAGCACATCCCTACAGGCTCAAGGGATAATTTCAGAATTCAGCCCACACCCGCTAGAAAGGTGCGTCTTAGAACCATGGAATGCTGGGTAATGCAATGCCATGTCCTCCAAATCTCTTTTGATAAACCCTGACCGTACCGCCGAGCAAATTGCTTGTCACTCAGCTGATGCAATTGCTGACTAACACATAATTAAAAGCAACAActgagcatgcacacacgcacccacaccatATACAataacaaacatacatataccCATCTTGATAAAATACGTACAGACATGAAATTGTATAGGCAAGATGCATTCACTGCTTGGTACAGAATTTTATCAAAGGCAATTTACAGTTTAAGTAATCCATTATATACAACTAGAGATGCACTTTTGTGCAACTACCTTTTTTTGAGGGTCCAACAGTACAACACCATCTAAGAATTGTACCCACAACCTACAGCATATAAtttaagcaatgtttttttcctctcagagCAGTTACACTGCAATTTGGTTTTAAGAGATAGAATTGATATGACACACAACATCACCAAACTGATGCGTGtgaactgtaactgtaactgtaagCAGCTTTCTGAGTTTGTCACTTTAATGtcctcccccaaacacacacccgcccGTTTGACATCAGTCACTTGAAACTGTAGacgaggaaaaaataaataaacaatctaGCACCATCCCAAATGCCCAGAGGAAAATCCCAGGGTTGCTGTTGCCTACGTCATTAGCTTTCGTTGCCTAGCACTGCCACACATCACGCCAACATGagcacccacccctcccctctcccctcacttcactgcagcccccctctcccctcattGCCTGTGCAACTGAATCAATAAAGTCCCAAACACAGCAGGAAAGCAGGGCTAGGAACACTCCAGGGTTAGCCACAGAGAGGGCAAGAGatagagaaagcgagagagagagagagtgagagagagagcggaagaGCGGAAGAGCAGTAGAGGACCAGGGAGCTACACCAGCAGACTCAGACGCGACCCCCAGCCCACCCGCTCGACACAGACGTGCCCATGGCCTCCAACTTGGAGCTGCCCTTCCGGGAGGACCGCCAGCTGACGGAGGTGATGCGCCTGCGGGTGCAGTCGCTGCAGCAGCGCGGCCAGAAGCGGCAGGACGGCGAGCGGCTCCTGCAGCCCAACGAGATCGTGTACCGCCTGGACTTCTCCCAGCAGAGCCTGCGCTTCAGCGGCTGGAACATCCGCCTCTCCGCCCCCGGGAAGCTCACCATCATCGGCACCTCGCAGCACTGGACCCCGGACCTCACCCACCTGATGACCCGCCAGCTGCTCGAGCCCGCCGGCCTGTTCTGGAGGAGCCCCGAGGATGACCAGGACGCCCCAGTCAAGTGCTTCGAAGCGGACACCCAGGAGTTTGGCGAGAGGATAGCCGAGCTCGCCAAGATCAGAAAGGTGATGTTCTTCCTGTTCGCCTTTGACGACGGTATGAACAAGGACAACATCGACTGCTCCATAGTCTTCAAAGTGGCCCAGAAGAACTAGACTCATTCTGCTGAAGCATTTGCAAGATTACCCCCAACAAGGTTAGACTGGtctgcactctgctcctgtgattgagtttgtttctttctttgccTTCCAAAACCTTTCTACCCGAATGTCTACAGCAGACAGTAGAAGTCTTCTAACTAAATGCACCAACTTAATACTGTGCTTTTGCCTGCCTGTACAGTGGTCACTGTCCAACTTGTGCACAAATAGTGAGCCTATCTACAATATTTAGTCATGCTTTGTTGTAAAAGTGAATGGGCACTTgtgttggttaaaaaaatgcacaaaagagAAGTTATATTATAAGCAACACTTGTTTCTCAAAAAACATACCCAGCAATTATTCTGAAAAGCATGTCAATTTGGGGGTCTTTTCTGCACaaaactgctgtttttctttcttacgGGTTTTGGTTTGCATAAAAGTATTTTCCCTCAAATGTGACTGACGCTAGTAGATGAGTTAATGTGTAAAGAGCATATACACTACTGTCTagataaaaattattttaaaatcatattaatGGTATAATACTTTGTAAGAAATATCTATATGACATTCTACAGATATATGGTCATCTAGTGTTAAGCATCATCTCATCCTTCATTGACTATGTAGTGAATTAAGCTTATTAGAATTAAGCTCTCACAACTACTGGAATTGTTGCACGCACTGAATCATTGCACGGTCTATAAGGTGATGATACCCAGCAGCAGCCATTAAAATCTCTCTTCTTCAGTCATCCTCTCCCTGGCTGTCTTTCTGTCCTTGGTTCGGAATGAATTCAAAGCCACTGTGGGGACTCAGTACTGGTACAAGGGAGGTCAACCACCATGGATAGGCTGTTTTTGCCAGCAGCTAGCGCAAGAAGCTTTCACATTAATCAATAGGAttgtgcatcacacacactgggggGTCTTATCAGCAAATATATTCTATTGTAGAGTGTCACTCTTTCATAGGCAATACACTGGTACCATAAAAGCaaagagattaaaaaattattccaCCAAGCCCTCTTATACACTGACACTCATCTTCCGTTTGCTATTCTCCACACAGGCACCATGCATATGAAAGACACATACATctcctttgaaataaaaataaacattttttcttaaaatgaaattttgagAAACTGCCTGACAAATGTGGAGTTATCGAAGAACCAAACATTTGACTTTACACCAGTTAACATTCAGTATTACCCCTGCTGGTGAATGATTGTTTTCACTCATTAAAAGTGGGATAGCCTCAAAGGAATATAGCAATGTGTTCCATCACCCACAAGGGACCAGGCAGTTTTCCACAATATCTTTGTACAACAGGGGCCAATGTTCCTGAGTGACTCTCATCCAGGTGAACAGACCACATCACTCCTGACACATCTTCATGTGTTTCTTCATGCTAAGGAATCTCAGTGTATTACTGTTGTACACAATGGTgcaaattattaaatgaaatcatGGGCATTAACTTATggtgttctgtgatttttttttaaaacttgtggTCTTATGAAACAACACattcaaagcaaataaatttcagaataagagatattaaaatatatgatattCATATATGAAACATGGACATGGCAGCAATGTGATATTATCATTAATCAGCAAGTATCCAAGAGACTGCATTGCCATTTATGACTCAGACACTGATGTTTTCCATGAGAAACATACTTTCTGTAAAAATTTATACCGTACAGACTCTAGATTTTCTTTTAGCTTAGCCGCCTTGGATAAGGATAAGGGCTTCTGCAAATCAGAAATGTAAGGCAATGCAAAAGacaatatgtatatttattggGCTCTAATTGACACAGAGCTAGCAGAGCCAAGGGTCTTCTGTCTGCAGCACTAcaccatcattttaaaaacttggCACAAAAAGGATGAAGACAAATCTGAAAGGCAGAGAGTTTTAACCTTCAGATGTTCAAAATGTCCAGTGAATTCCAAGTTTCAAACAACATTAACTATAAGATCCATAAAACACGGAAAGGTTATTTTCAGAAGTGAAGCTTAATAAAGTGGCCTTGCTAAGGAAAGCAGGTTGACATATAATATGAGTGCTCAGGCCAGTAAAACCTGGTCAGGGCTCTACAGGCATCTCTGAGGACAGCCACTTTGACATGTATAAGAGAAGACCCGACACACAGTAGGTCAAAACACTGAGGACCTGTGGGACAGATGGTCATGGAGACAGTTGTTAATGAGATCCTAGGAGGGAATACAGTGTCATGCCATCCCAGGGAGAGCTTTTAATGAGAATATTCCGGGATGGATTCTGAGCCGAGCAGCCAAACCACGGACTCTCCACATCCTTATAAATGccaataaaagaacaaaactcAAAGTTCTCAGTTGTGAACTGGCAGAAGGAACAGCCTCTAAGTTTGGATTGGCTAAGGATGCGTTACATCTCTCCAGTACCACAGCTCTGGGTCTGTTTCCCAGAGGCGAGATGAAACCGTCCACAAAGAACTAAACAACAGCTGTTTCCTCAGCGAAGTGCAGTGAGAAGAACTCAAGTCCCATTTCAGGAAATGGAGGATGTATAAAAAAGTCCTTCCATGCACCTTTCATGCAGACTGTTGGGAGAGtgaaaaacagaactgaaagtGTGGGTCTTTTCTGCCTGTTCTTGCCTTCTGTTCTTTCAGATGTAATACAAATCCCCCCTTGCGTGTTACTCTGAAGCTTTCCATTTAAACCAATCTCACACCAAGGTGTACCTATATATTTCAAACATACACAGCTTTTATTTGCCactttttgtcacacaataaaTAGAGTCAAAGAGTGCCTTTCTTTTCACTGTACTTTAAGGAACTGCAGTGACTCTGTCACAGCTCTATCCTGCTCTGTTGTCAGCACTGTAAGCAAAACTACAGACCTCTACTCTGATCCCAGGAGTTACAGATACCTGATACTATCTACATTTAGGATCAAAGCAAAGCGTTTTCTTTGATCTGCTTCCCATTGTCATGGACCAAAATAATCAAACCTGTTAAAGGGAGTTTTACTTTTGGGTGTTGAGAGTCTTGTACACCTTATAAGAATCTAACAGTCGGAAGACATAAATAACCTTCTCCAGCtgtttcaaatgtgtgtgtggttgccgTAGGGATAACTGTAGCTCTTTCTGTGCAAAGCTCCATTCAAGATTCCACGTTAGATTAGTATTGTTTAGCAAACAGGCAGTGCACCTAGTAATTCTGTATTGGTATAATAGTTCTGGTGCCATGGTTACCAATAATGTTCAGTAATGGGGTGTGCTGTAGCTCAGGGAGGCCTGAGTCTTGCTTATGCATCCAGGGTCCTGCAGATGTCTGGCCATTGCATCAGGTCATGCCCAGTGAAAGCAGTCTTTTCAGGAATCAAAACAGCGACTCGCAAGCCAGCCCATTAAGAGGAAATAACATGGTGCACAGTCAGGGGAATTTGTCATCTGTGCTGTAACTGAACAAATGATGATGTGATTCTTCCATGGCATCTCCATCATCGAGGGAGTTACTATTCAGAAGGATGTGTTCTGCGTAATGAAGCAAACAGACTGCAGGACCCTACGCACAATAATGAATATCCCCACCCGAATGTTTCTGAAACAGAGCCAGAGACGGGCTCTTCTGGCGTTCCCTCTATTTGGGTAATATTAACTTTTATTGATGCACTGCGAAACAGGACTCTGCCCAAGTGTGATTCAGCCAAATCGACTTGTGATGAGATCCACCTCCTACTCCCCAGTCAGTCCCGACAGCCTACATGTCAGGCACTGGGGCTGAGAGATGGCGGTGCTCACAGGAGCATACAAGCgcaaataaacatacatacgtgcatgcacacgcacgcgtacacacacacacacgcgggcgcacgcacacacacacacacaaacacagaaactcCCCGTCTCTCACCCATACTCTGTCGCTTTCACACATATTCCCAAAAATGCGTGCCCTcaggtgcacaaacacacaggcacttacacacagacagtcaggcATGCGGGAGGCACAAACTTACTTTATGCCATAGAGACTCCCTGGAGGCTAAACTGGAGCAGGCAGCCACAAACCAGCAGTTTCCCAGCTGTCCCTGGTGCAGGTCGTGAGCACTGATGCCATCCACAAACAGGTGGGGGTCACTGCAGAGCTCCTGAGGGGGAGATGGTAAAGGGGGAGAAATGAGATGAGTGAGGACTTGGGagacatccatccatctattatctatacccgcttattcctggtcagggtcgtgggaggtgctggagcccattccagcatgcattgggcgagcaTGCTGGGACTTGGGAGACAGAATAATCAAAAAGGCAGGGAGGAGGAAATGGAAGTACTGAGAAAAAACAGATGTGAGATATGGCAtggtagagggagagaaaagagatcaggaagagagaaagacacgGGTAAATGGAGCAGAGCTGGAACTCATTAATTAAATCAGTAATTGTAATGATTTTACAGCAAGCAATGAGGCGCATGCACAATAAATCACGAAGCCCTTATAGATTCTGACAGCCCTGACCGACACAGGACTGCATTTAACAGACTATTCTGTGAGTGAAGAGTGAGGGACAAGGACGGAGAGGAACAGAGCACAAAAGTGATAATCCAGCGCATCGTCAGGAGAAAGTCCTGTTATGTACCCCAGTTAGACCTGACTATCCCCCATGAGCCCCACTTGTTTAAAAACCACTGAGCGTAGCCAATCATGCCTAGAGTGGAAATCTTTGAACACCGGCAGCAGCAGACAAGAGTTCATTCCCGTTCTACAGAGGTTTAAGTCCTCTGCTTATGCTTTTGTCATTCTCTCTAATGCCACTCTGGGTAAACGCTCTGtgaaatgggattttttttcgTTTCTTGTTCGGCTCCTGCCATGTC from Anguilla anguilla isolate fAngAng1 chromosome 12, fAngAng1.pri, whole genome shotgun sequence encodes the following:
- the ompa gene encoding olfactory marker protein a, which encodes MASNLELPFREDRQLTEVMRLRVQSLQQRGQKRQDGERLLQPNEIVYRLDFSQQSLRFSGWNIRLSAPGKLTIIGTSQHWTPDLTHLMTRQLLEPAGLFWRSPEDDQDAPVKCFEADTQEFGERIAELAKIRKVMFFLFAFDDGMNKDNIDCSIVFKVAQKN